GCTGGCGCATATAGCGCAGCAGGAATGCCACCGTCCCGGCCCACAACAGGGCCAGGACAATCACCGCCGCTTCAAGAAACAATCAGATGTTCTCCAGGTCCTGCCATTCTTCTTCGCTCATCATCTTGTCCAGCTCAACCAGAATCAGCAATTCGCCGTTCTTGTTGCACACGCCCTGGATAAACTTGGCGGATTCTTCGTTGCCGACGTTCGGCGCAGTTTCCACTTCCGATTGGCGCAGGTAAACCACTTCAGCCACGCTGTCGACCATGATCCCGACCACTTGCTTGTCGGCTTCGATGATAACGATACGGGTGTTGTCGTTGACTTCGGTCGGCACCAGGCCAAAACGCTGGCGGGTATCGATCACAGTCACCACGTTGCCGCGCAGGTTGATGATGCCCAGCACGTAGCTTGGCGCACCCGGCACCGGGGCGATCTCGGTGTAGCGCAGAACTTCCTGCACGCGCATCACGTTGATGCCGTAGGACTCATTGTCCAGCTTGAAGGTTACCCATTGCAGGATTGGATCATCGACCAAACCTTGTGCGGATGCTGACTTGTTCATTTCTCGGACCCCTTCAAATGCCGCTTAACACGGCGTATGTACTTCGCTGACCGCACTTGCATGCGGGCCTTATTGTTCAATCAACTGCGTTTGTTCTGTGGCATCGCTTTTACGGCGCCGCTGGCGATCAACTCAGCCAGTTCGGCGACGTCGAGCAACGCGCACATGTGTTCAATCACGGTGCCCGCCAGCCATGGCCGTTGACCCCGGTGGCTGCGCCATTTGATTTCATTCGGGTCCAGGCGCAACGAGCGGCTGACTTGATGCACCGCCAGCCCCCACTCGTAGCCCTGGACCGAGATCACGTACTGCAAACCCTGGCGGAAATCATCGCGGTAACGGTCGGGCATCACCCAACGCGCGGTATCCAGCACCTTGAGGTTGCCGGCTTGGCTGGGCAGGATGCCGAGGAACCATTCCGGTTGCCCGAACAGTGGCGTCAGCTCCTGGCCTTCCAGCGAATAAATCGAGCCCAGGCACACCAGCGGCACCGCCAGGGTCAACCCGGCGACGTCGAACAACAGGCATTCGAACGGCTCGGCGGCCCATGACGGGCGGCCATCACCGGTGACCGGCGGCGGCGTGATGCTGGGCGGCAGGTGCACTTGCACCACGGGCGCGACCACGACCGGTGCAATCGGCACAACCACAGGCGCCACATGCGCGTCGCGGGCTTGTTCTTCAAGCACCGCCAGCTGGAATTCATCCAACGTGCTGTCGGGTTCTACAACGGCCGGTTCAAGTACCAGAAGCGGTTCCGGCAGTTCTTCTTCCGTCGCTTCCTGCAGCAAGGCATCCAGGTAGGATTCCAGTGCCAGTTGCGGCCGGGTCTTGAGTTCAACGGGACGGTTCATCACGCCACCTGCGCCACAAGTTGCTGCGACAGCAGGTGCTTAAGCAACGCGCGGTAGGCCAGCACGCCACGGCTTTTGCCGTCGAACTGCGACGGCGTCAGCCCGGCACGGCTGGCGTCACGCAGGCGCGTGTCCACCGGGATATAGCCGTTCCAAATGGTGTCCGGGTAGGCATCGCGCAATACCCGCAAAGTACCGAGGGACGCCTGGGTACGGCGGTCGAACAGGGTCGGCACAATGCTGAACGGCAGCGCCTGCTTGCGTGAGCGGTTGATCATCGCCAAGGTGCTGACCATGCGTTCCAGACCTTTGACCGCCAGGTGCTCGGTCTGCACCGGGATCACCAGTTGCTGGCTGGCCGCCAAGGCGTTGACCATCAGCACGCCCAGCAGCGGCGGGCTGTCGATAATGGCGTAGTCGAAGTCCTGCCACAGTTGCGCCAGGGTCTTGGCGATCACCAGGCCCAGGCCGCTCTGCCCCGGCGACTGACGCTCAAGGGTGGCCAGGGCGGTGCTGGACGGCAGCAGTGAAATGCTTTCGTTGCTGGTGGGCAGCAACAGTTGCCCAGGCAAGTCGGCAGGCACGCTGCCTTTGTGCAGGAACAAGTCGTAGCAGCTGTGCTCCAGCGCATCCGGGTCGTAGCCGAAATAGCTGGTCATCGAGCCATGCGGGTCCAGGTCGACCACGACCACACGCTTGCCCGCCTCGGCCAGCAAGCCGGCTAAGGCGATGGAGGTGGTGGTCTTGCCGACTCCACCTTTTTGATTGGCAACTGCCCAGACTCTCATTCGGTTGGTTCCTCCCGGCAGGCGTTGGCGCGACCGAGACAGTGCATAAAATTATTGAGCCGGTGACGGAGAATTGACGGCGCTCTGACGAACCGGCGGCTTAACGGTTGGCGGTGCAGTTTGTGTGCCAGCCCGCTTGAGTGCCGCATCCGGTGTGGCATTGGCCGTGCCGGTGCCGGTGAGGCTGCGGCGCACATCGAGGTTGCGCGACACCACCAACACCACACGGCGGTTGCGCGCGCGACCTTCGGCGGTGGCGTTATTGGCCACCGGCTGGAATTCACCGTAGCCCACCGACGCCAGCCGGCCAGGGTTCACGCCCTGCATAGCGAGCATGCGCACGATGCTCGCGGCACGCGCCGAGGACAGTTCCCAGTTGGTCGGGTACTGCGCGGTGGCAATCGGGAAATTGTCGGTAAAGCCTTCCACGTGGATCGGGTTTTCAAACGGCTTGAGGATCGCCGCCACCTTGTCGATGATGGTGAAGGCCTGGTCGCTCGGCATCGCGTCGGCGCTGGCGAACAGCAGGCTGGAGTTCAGCTCGATCTCCACCCACAGCTCATTGCCGCGCACGGTCATCTGGTTGGATTTAATCAGGTCGCCAAACGCGGCACTGATGTCATCGGCAATGCTTTTCAGTGGGTCGCTGGTGCCGCCCACGCCGGCGGCGGTTTCGTCGCTGTCGTTGACCAGCGGCTTGGCCGGGGTGACGG
The sequence above is a segment of the Pseudomonas sp. R76 genome. Coding sequences within it:
- the motD gene encoding flagellar motor protein MotD encodes the protein MSRRRREPEEHVNHERWLVSYADFITLLFAFFVVMYSISSINEGKYKVISQALIGVFNDADRALKPIPIGEERPKTVTPAKPLVNDSDETAAGVGGTSDPLKSIADDISAAFGDLIKSNQMTVRGNELWVEIELNSSLLFASADAMPSDQAFTIIDKVAAILKPFENPIHVEGFTDNFPIATAQYPTNWELSSARAASIVRMLAMQGVNPGRLASVGYGEFQPVANNATAEGRARNRRVVLVVSRNLDVRRSLTGTGTANATPDAALKRAGTQTAPPTVKPPVRQSAVNSPSPAQ
- a CDS encoding chemotaxis protein CheW produces the protein MNKSASAQGLVDDPILQWVTFKLDNESYGINVMRVQEVLRYTEIAPVPGAPSYVLGIINLRGNVVTVIDTRQRFGLVPTEVNDNTRIVIIEADKQVVGIMVDSVAEVVYLRQSEVETAPNVGNEESAKFIQGVCNKNGELLILVELDKMMSEEEWQDLENI
- a CDS encoding ParA family protein, producing MRVWAVANQKGGVGKTTTSIALAGLLAEAGKRVVVVDLDPHGSMTSYFGYDPDALEHSCYDLFLHKGSVPADLPGQLLLPTSNESISLLPSSTALATLERQSPGQSGLGLVIAKTLAQLWQDFDYAIIDSPPLLGVLMVNALAASQQLVIPVQTEHLAVKGLERMVSTLAMINRSRKQALPFSIVPTLFDRRTQASLGTLRVLRDAYPDTIWNGYIPVDTRLRDASRAGLTPSQFDGKSRGVLAYRALLKHLLSQQLVAQVA
- a CDS encoding CheW domain-containing protein — protein: MNRPVELKTRPQLALESYLDALLQEATEEELPEPLLVLEPAVVEPDSTLDEFQLAVLEEQARDAHVAPVVVPIAPVVVAPVVQVHLPPSITPPPVTGDGRPSWAAEPFECLLFDVAGLTLAVPLVCLGSIYSLEGQELTPLFGQPEWFLGILPSQAGNLKVLDTARWVMPDRYRDDFRQGLQYVISVQGYEWGLAVHQVSRSLRLDPNEIKWRSHRGQRPWLAGTVIEHMCALLDVAELAELIASGAVKAMPQNKRS